The Pogona vitticeps strain Pit_001003342236 chromosome 7, PviZW2.1, whole genome shotgun sequence genome segment GAAGGGTCCCCTCTCCCGGGTCCCCACCAAAGAGACCTCAGggtggcgggaccgagagaagggcctctcctggtTAGCACCAGATCCGAGGTCCCCAGAGTGGGATACAGACATAAAAACGACATTAAGCAGTGCCTGTTTACAAATTCAAATTGGGCAAACCACTCAAAAGCGGGAAGGGTTCCGACCCCTTTAAAACAGCGCGAACCCTGAGTCGGCACTCTGCACCGCAGGTTCCAAGGGAGGGCATGTTTTAACACGGTGCCAAAACAAAGCTGGCGCCTGTGCCCGTCAGGCCTTTAGGGACTGGGCATTTCACAACAGCTCCTCTTAGGAGGAGTACATAAGCCTCCCAAAAAAACAGATTTCTCCCATTTGTTTTCTGCCCCAAGAAGGACGCTGAACACCTTGACGTGTCCATGAGTGTTTGAGAAGGCTTGCTTTCCAAATGTGCCACAGGGAGAATTTTTAGCTATGCAGCCACGGGTTGCATTGTGTCTGCCAAATGAATGGACTCAAGTTTCCAccttttttgcctttaaaaaaaaacatgttccaCACTCTGGCTTAGATTTTGTATGCTAAAAATGACCAATACCTGTCTTTTCAGACGGGAGACGTTTGCATCTCCATCCTGCATCCCCCGGTGGACGACCCACAGAGCGGGGAGCTGCCCTCGGAAAGGTGGAACCCAACCCAGAACGTCAGGTGAggaccttcccccccccgtcctccctTGCTGGCTGGCCTCCCTTCCCACCTCCGAGGAGCGAGGACAACTTTGAAGTTTAAAACGTGAGCGTCAAAGGCGGTCCGTTAAGTTCAGCACCAAGGCTGGAAGCCTCTGGAGCGAAAATCACAGGGCAGGATTTCACACACAGATTGTCCTGCCCTCACGTGGGCCTTTAGTTCCAGCCTCCAGGCGCCAGCAGCCTTGAgccctttttttcctccagtcCGGGACAGAAGGAGGCCACCTCTCCTCATCCATGGCCCTTCAGAAACTGGGTCTGAGTCAGAAAGAAGCTGAAGTCTCCGGCTTTAAAACCCACTTCTTCCTGGTTCTGCCACGTTCTTTGGCTTGACCCCATGTCCCTGGGGACCTGCCTCCCTCCAGAGCGGCCAGGATTCTGGGAACATCTGTGGCCGGATACAGGGACTTGTGTGGCCAGAACAGACTCAGAGGTGCAAGGGGGGGTGTTGTTCCCCACTGGTTGAAAATCACTGCCCTAGCTAGGGGTGCTGGGAGACCCAGCTGGTTTCATCCCGTCAGCCGTCCTACCAGGAGGGCTGCTTGAGCTCGGCTTCTGGAGCTAAAAGGAAGTATTTATTTGTCTTGCTTTATAAGTCTAGTCTCCAGATCATCCTTctttatttggcactggttaggcctcctcttgagtcctgcatccagttctggacaccacacttcaagaaggatgctgagaaattgGAGCAGGTTCAGAGCAAGGCAAGAAGGAGGaggatcagggggttggaaaccaaaccctgcgaagaaaggctgaaagaattggacctgtttagaaaagaagatggaggggagatctGAGAGCACTTtgcaaatgcttgaaaggctgtcctatgcaggaggggcagggtctgtcctccatcttcccagagtgcaaccatgggctcaagcgacaggaagctggatttcagCTGaatcttcaggggaaaaaaacttcttaactgttagagcagtccaGCAGGGGAATTGGTGACCTATGTCACAATTCACAAtgaattattctttaaaaaacaattaattacTAATGTGATAGTAAATGAAACACATGGATCTCTGTCCATTACCCAGGAGACCAAGGACTCAAGTGATTCTGTgtctctgttggaaggctgtcatttgtatttgttctgtgctgttaagtcacttctgatgtctGGTCACCCTGTGAACGAGCGCTCTGCGAAAggtcctgtcctccacagccctgctcagttcttgcagactCAAAAGTTGTGGTTTCTTTAGGGAGCCGGtcattggggtcttcctctttccctgctgccttccccctttcccagcaGGATGGCCTCATCTaggaaatcctgccttctcacaacatgtccaaaataggacagcctccgttaccacattttttgcctccagagagagttaaAAATCTGGGATCCACTGGTTCATATTCAAAGAGTTTCCgcgaagctctcctccagcaccatgtgtCAAACGAATCAtttgaccacacacacacaccgtccgCTTCCTTTCGATGGGATAGAAAAGGGGTATTTGCATGATTACGACCTGTCATATGCCAACTCCAGAATGGTTTGATGACATGGTGGTAAACCCCTttgacattttttcttcttttcaattccttttcttgcttcttcttAAACACTCCAGAACCATCCTCCTTAGCGTGATCTCGCTTCTCAACGAACCGAACACGTTCTCTCCCGCCAACGTGGACGCCTCCgtcatgtacaggaagtggaaagagagCAGAGGGAAAGATCGGGAATACACAGATATTATCCGGTGAGTGGCAGCGTGTAGGGAGCCGGCGCTTACGGCTGGATCCGTCTTCTGTAGCCGAATGGGCATCCTGCTGGCTTTGATGCTGTGGTTCTCATTCTGGGAAGTTTGAGATGTCCTCCCACAGCAGGTTTGTGGAGCCCGTGTTAAACCCCTTCAAAAACCCAGCCAGGGAAAATGAGCTCTTAGAACCTATTGTTAGGAGATGGTTACTCTGGCTGGAGAGCTTGGCTGTGgggacagaggttgggagtttgaatcccccactgggcctcccgtgagcagagccagcctaggtggcctcaGGCAAGCTACAGAGtctcaggcacacacacacacccccccggaagaaagtaaaccacctctgagtactttctctgtagaaaaccctgaaaaagtttgCTGCAAGTCAGGACTGGCGTGATGGCACGTCATCATTGCCGTACAACAGACTGATCAGTGCGGAATGGATTCCCTGTGGGTTGTATGGGTTAGCCTGTTACCTTCCATTCCTCCCCTTCCGTTTCGTTGCCAGGAGGCCCTTGAGCACCAGGCCTCCCCTGGACTATGGCCCAGATAGACTCGGGGATGCTCCCCCTTGTGTGAGGGCATCCGTGAGTTCCCCTTTCTGCTGTCTTGTCTTGTGCCACACGGTTATCCACCATCTCCATGATGCACCTCCCAAAGGCCCCGCTAGCTTTCTGTTTTTATCAGGACCCAAAGATTGGAAGCTCATCCAGGTACTCACCCATCCAGAATCCCCCCACTAGCTCACTTGATACCTAGTTCGTTCCCTGTAAAGGAGCGGAGGAAATAAGACAAAGGGCGGAGGAGAGAAGAACAGCATCCATCACAGGACAGGGCGAAGGCATCAAACTGGATTAAAAACTAAGGAAGGGGGTTCAAAGGAGCCTCAAATGCAATGctgaaactgcagtactgtaattaaaactctgctcaccacctgaggCCGATCCCCACAGGCTcgggtagccagctcaaggttcactcagccttccatcgaGGACATGGCTCACTTTTGGGGCAGGGGAACAAcaatcattaaattgtaaaccaccctggGAATGTTTTAAGTGTGTATTGAAGCTGCATACAATTTGAAGAAATTTAGAAATGAGGAGAGGAGAATTTTAGGAGAAACCCCACCTCGATGCTCGTATGCAGTTCCCCCTGGTGGTTGAACAAACTTGTTTTCTTGGCCTCCCAGGAAGCAAGTTTTGGGCACCAAGGCGGATGCCGAGCGCGACGGCGTCAAGGTCCCCACAACCCTGGCGGAGTACTGCGTCAAAACCAAGACCCCGGCGCCGGACGAAGGCTCGGATCTCTTCTACGACGACTACTACGAGGACGACGAGATGGACGACGAAGTGGACAGCTGCTATGGGGACAAGGACGATTCGGGCAACGAGGAGTCTTGACAGGGGGGGTGGCCCC includes the following:
- the CDC34 gene encoding ubiquitin-conjugating enzyme E2 R1; the encoded protein is MARPAVPSSQKALLLELKGLQEEPVEGFRVSLVDEGDLYHWEVAIFGPPNTHYEGGYFKARLRFPIDYPYSPPAFRFLTKMWHPNIYETGDVCISILHPPVDDPQSGELPSERWNPTQNVRTILLSVISLLNEPNTFSPANVDASVMYRKWKESRGKDREYTDIIRKQVLGTKADAERDGVKVPTTLAEYCVKTKTPAPDEGSDLFYDDYYEDDEMDDEVDSCYGDKDDSGNEES